Sequence from the Actinomyces slackii genome:
CCCTTGCGCAGGCGCAGGAAGAGGGAGCCGCACTCGTCCTCGGGCTCCAAGGCCACCAGGAGGACCTGCCCGGCCCTCTCCAGGGAGCGGTAGGTCACCGCGCCCAGGCCGGTGCCGGCGACCCGCTTGGCCAGGAAGGAGTCCTCCTCGGCGCTGTGGTGGCGCACGCGCTGGTCGATGTCATTGGTGCCCAGCACGGTGCGGGCGAATCGCGACCAGGCCCAGGCGTCCTCCAGGGTCAGGCGCCCGCCGGGCAGCAGGCCCACACCGCCGTCGCCCGCGGCCCGGGCCAGGCCCGTGGCGGCCACGTCCAGGGCGTCGGACCAGCTGGTGGGCACCAGCTCGCCGGTGTCCTCATCGCGCACCAGGGGCGTGGTCAGGCGGTCCTCCAGGCTGGACCAGGGGAAGGCGAAGCGGTCCTTGTCGGTGATCCACTCCTCGTTGACCTCCGGGTCGTTGCCGGCCAGGCGGCGCAGCACGGTGCCGCGGCGCATGTCCACGCGGATGGCCGATCCCGATGCGTCGTGCTCGGTGACCGAGTCGGTGGAGACCAGGTCCATGGGCCGGGCGCGGAAGCGGTAGCGGGCGCTGGTCAGCGCCCCCACCGGGCAGATCTGGATGATGTTGCCCGAGAAGTAGGAGGCGAAGGGGCGCCCGGAGACATCCAGGTCCGCCCGTCCGGCCTCGATGCCCGGGCCTGCGGCCGCGCCTGAGACCACGCCGGGGTCGCCCCCGGGGCCGGCCAGGCCTGCCGCGGCGCTCAGGCCGTGCTCCCCGCGGATGGTGGACAGGGCCGGGTCGCCGGTGGAGTCGGCCTCGTAGAAGTCCAGCACCTGGGTGTCGAAGCGCCCGATCTGCTCGGAGTACAGGCCGCCGGAGTGCTCGGGGACGCCGTCCATGTCCGCGGGCGGGTGGCCTCCGCCGCGCCCCTGAAGGGCGATGAAGGGGTCGCCGGGGATCTGGTCGGCGAAGCGGACGCAGCGCTGGCACAGGATGCAGCGGTCGCGGTCCAGCAGCACATTGCTGGTCAGGCGCAGGGGCTTGGGGAAGGTGCGCTTGACGTCGGTGAAGCGGGTGGCGGACTGGGCGCCGGAGGCCATGAGCTCCAGGGCCTGGTTCTGCAGGGGGCACTCCCCGCCCTTGTCGCAGACCGGGCAGTCCAGGGGGTGGTTGACCAGGAGGAACTCCATGGTGCCGGCCTGGGCCTTGGCGGCGACCTCGCTGGTGGCCTGGGTGGAGATCTCCATGCCCTCCATCGCGGTCATGGCGCAGGAGGGCTGGGGCTTGGGCATGGGGCGCACGACGCCGTCGCGCCCGGGCATGGCCACCTCCACCAGGCACTGGCGGCAGTTGGCCGAGGGCGCCAGGAGGGGGTGGTCGCAGAAGCGGGGGATGCGCACGCCCACCTGCTCGGCGGCGCGGATGAGCAGAGTGCCCTTCTCCACGCTCACGGGCTGGCCGTCGATGGTCATGGAGACCATCTCGACGGGGGGCTCGGCGGGGGCCGCGGGCTTGGCCGTGGTCGTCTCGGTCATGGCTCACCGTGCCTTTGCGATGGAGGAGGCGGCGTAGGGGAAGAGCTCCCAGGCGGGCGTGGTGCAGCCGGCCTCGAACTCGGTGCGGAAGCGCTGGATGCCGGTGAGCACCGGGGTGGCTGCGGCGTCGCCCAGGGCGCAGAAGGAGCGCCCGGCGATATTGGAGGCGATGTCCTCGAGCTTCTCGACGTCGCCGGGCAGGCCCCGGCCCGCCTCCAGGCGCAGCATGATCTGACGCATCCAGTAGGTGCCCTCGCGGCAGGGGGTGCACTTGCCGCAGGACTCGTGCTGGTAGAACTCGGTCCAGCGGGTGACCACGCGCACCGCCGAGACGGTCTCGTCGAAGACCTGCAGGGCGCGGGTGCCCAGCATGGAACCAGCGCCGGCGACCGATTCGTAGTCCAGGGGGACGTCGAGCTCCTCGGGCCCGAAGATCGGGGTGGAGGAGCCCCCCGGCACCCAGAACTTCAGCTCGTGGCCGGGGCGGATGCCGCCGGAGAGCTCGATGAGCTCGCGCATGGTGATGCCGAAGGGGGCCTCGTACTGGCCGGGGTGGGCCACGTGCCCGGACACGGAGAAGATGCCGTGACCCTTGGACTTCTCGGTGCCCATGGCGGCGTACCACTGGGCGCCGCGGTCCACGATGGCGGGCACCGAGGCGATGGTCTCGACGTTGTTGACCACGGTGGGCCGGGCGTAGAGGCCCGCCACGGCCGGGAAGGGCGGCTTGAGGCGGGGGTGGCCGCGTCGCCCCTCCAGGGAGTCCAGCAGCGCGGTCTCCTCACCGCAGATGTAGGCCCCGGCGCCGGCGTGGGCGGTGATGCGCAGCGGCTGGTCGCCGTCGAGCCCGAATCCGGTGTCCAGCTCCCCGGACTCGGTGGCCTCGCGCACGGCCGCCAGGAGCCGGCGGTAGACGTGGGAGACCTCCCCGCGCAGGTAGACGAAGGCGTGGTCGCAGCCGATGGCGCGCGAGGTGATGGCCACGCCCTCGATGAGGGAGTGGGGGTTGGCCAGGAT
This genomic interval carries:
- a CDS encoding NADH-quinone oxidoreductase subunit G — protein: MTETTTAKPAAPAEPPVEMVSMTIDGQPVSVEKGTLLIRAAEQVGVRIPRFCDHPLLAPSANCRQCLVEVAMPGRDGVVRPMPKPQPSCAMTAMEGMEISTQATSEVAAKAQAGTMEFLLVNHPLDCPVCDKGGECPLQNQALELMASGAQSATRFTDVKRTFPKPLRLTSNVLLDRDRCILCQRCVRFADQIPGDPFIALQGRGGGHPPADMDGVPEHSGGLYSEQIGRFDTQVLDFYEADSTGDPALSTIRGEHGLSAAAGLAGPGGDPGVVSGAAAGPGIEAGRADLDVSGRPFASYFSGNIIQICPVGALTSARYRFRARPMDLVSTDSVTEHDASGSAIRVDMRRGTVLRRLAGNDPEVNEEWITDKDRFAFPWSSLEDRLTTPLVRDEDTGELVPTSWSDALDVAATGLARAAGDGGVGLLPGGRLTLEDAWAWSRFARTVLGTNDIDQRVRHHSAEEDSFLAKRVAGTGLGAVTYRSLERAGQVLLVALEPEDECGSLFLRLRKGVLAGGVSVASLTARLTAGSRKLSAQTILTAPGQEARALAVLPKTHPELVEALGAPGATILVGERAAAVPGLLAVIDALAAATGARLAWVPRRAGERGGIEAGLLPGLLPGGRPVDQAEARAQVESAWGLPPSQHLPSAAGRDATAILTALAEGELGGAVIGGIDLRDFPDPGLARTALGSAGFLVQLEVRRSEAGEHADVVLPVAPAVEKNGTFVNWEGRVRPFGQAHVSRSRTDRQALGMLAAEMGHDLGVDDLEVLHSQIEALGLWDGPRPAIDASGVADPQDSQDEAPGVPAVLATHKPMLDAGRLQDGEPFLAATALRPVAHVGADIAARLSLTPGAPVDVTTAAGTITLPAVVGGVADGAVWLPECSQGSTVHQTLDAGHGSPVRVAAAGPTSSPTPAEVLR
- the nuoF gene encoding NADH-quinone oxidoreductase subunit NuoF, which encodes MTPVLTDIWDAQRSWSMETYRAHGGYRGLARAKTMSPEELVTLVKDSGLRGRGGAGFPTGLKWSFLPPPDGLPRYLVVNADESEPGTCKDIPTILANPHSLIEGVAITSRAIGCDHAFVYLRGEVSHVYRRLLAAVREATESGELDTGFGLDGDQPLRITAHAGAGAYICGEETALLDSLEGRRGHPRLKPPFPAVAGLYARPTVVNNVETIASVPAIVDRGAQWYAAMGTEKSKGHGIFSVSGHVAHPGQYEAPFGITMRELIELSGGIRPGHELKFWVPGGSSTPIFGPEELDVPLDYESVAGAGSMLGTRALQVFDETVSAVRVVTRWTEFYQHESCGKCTPCREGTYWMRQIMLRLEAGRGLPGDVEKLEDIASNIAGRSFCALGDAAATPVLTGIQRFRTEFEAGCTTPAWELFPYAASSIAKAR